A single genomic interval of Lathyrus oleraceus cultivar Zhongwan6 chromosome 7, CAAS_Psat_ZW6_1.0, whole genome shotgun sequence harbors:
- the LOC127103749 gene encoding F-box protein SKIP5-like: MTNATRGLEREVASLQLVAEIKRTAKTGNEAATKTLARQLIRLRQQIGNLQGSQAQMRGIATHTQAMHAHSSVVVGIQGTTKAMAAMNKRMEPAKCKNSKSNFVTARNIFNSPACITALVCHRWNYLACHPRLWLRVDQSVKDLSEPGVSPNIETAVSASRPGDTILIAAVGTHRVANIQINKPLCLIGAVEIPDDTMLTCSRGSDSALEFLSTCKLSNLTVKAELGCCLLHRSGRLIIDGCLLQCESNPLDFLSCPIVSTACSSEVFPSQTKCTNGLAN; this comes from the exons ATGACAAACGCCACTAGAGGTTTAGAAAGGGAAGTTGCATCATTACAATTAGTTGCTGAGATTAAGAGAACTGCTAAGACAGGAAATGAGGCAGCAACTAAAACTCTAGCTCGGCAGTTGATAAGACTTAGGCAACAGATCGGTAATCTTCAGGGTAGTCAAGCTCAAATGAGAGGCATAGCAACTCACACGCAGGCAATGCATGCCCATTCTTCTGTTGTGGTTGGCATTCAAGGTACTACCAAGGCAATGGCAGCTATGAATAAGCGAATGGAACCAGCAAA ATGCAAAAACAGCAAAAGCAACTTTGTTACCGCAAGGAACATCTTCAACAGTCCAGCCTGCATTACCGCCCTCGTTTGCCACAGATGGAATTACTTGGCATGCCATCCTCGGCTCTGGCTTCGGGTAGATCAATCGGTTAAAGACTTATCTGAACCTGGTGTTTCCCCAAACATTGAAACTGCGGTTTCTGCTTCAAGGCCGGGTGATACCATTTTAATAGCAGCTGTTGGAACTCATCGCGTGGCGAACATTCAAATAAATAAACCACTCTGCTTGATTGGTGCAGTTGAAATTCCAGATGACACGATGCTCACTTGTTCGCGAGGCTCAGACAGTGCACTCGAGTTCCTTTCCACCTGCAAATTATCAAACTTAACCGTGAAGGCCGAGCTCGGTTGCTGCTTGCTTCATCGAAGCGGAAGGCTGATCATAGACGGATGCTTACTCCAATGCGAGTCCAACCCTCTCGATTTTCTCTCATGTCCCATCGTAAGTACCGCCTGTAGCAGCGAGGTGTTTCCGTCACAAACCAAGTGCACCAACGGACTAGCTAATTGA